The genomic interval atatttttgttttaatttcgcAGACGGCGGAAAACACGCGAGCTTTTCTCCTCGATAAAATTTCCGCCGATCGATCATTCGTACCGACCGATCGACGTCTTTCGCTCTGCTCGAGTTTTCTTATCGGGCACAAACCAATTCTCAAATCCATTGTCATTCAGTAGTCGTACTTTGGGCAAAGACGCGTCCATTCCAAGCTACTCCTTTTGCATATTTCATTAGATTTATTTAACCTATCGATGCGCCGTCCCGCCGGATTTTTCTCCAGCGTGTATCACACGAGCGATTCAAGAGTCCGATCACCGATAACCAAGTCTCTGAAAGAACGTGTTTCTTCAATCGATTCGACGTGACCCTTACTCTGTTTATTTCGCTTTGCTCGGACTGAAAAATGGAACTAAGCAACATGAAAACGCAAAAAAGATTGATAATTACGAAGGGCTGTTGAGAACGTCTAATTAGTATCGCAAACAAGCGAGTCAAACTTGGCTATCTGTGTactgggcaaattttctccccCGCTGAAAACTAATTGTATCTCTCCGTCGATTTTGCAGatacatatttcaatttttgcaaatCTCATCCTCGCcgctcccccccgccccccatgaatttatgaaaaggTACTTGAACCCACTCCATTACATTTCGTCTCTTTTCCCGCGGCGcgttttttctcgcttctttcttttttcaagaaagaaaaagagaggaggacTCGAGTAGTCTCGTAAGGCTTTACGTAAGATAGAGATaaggctctctctctctctctctctttatttctggctcctcttattttctctccttttctcctcttttggCAACTTGCAGCACGCAACCTGCAGCACTCCGAGGCTTCGCACACGCGCTCGAGCCTCACGTATAAGCAGAACTCGCGCcagcggtggcggtggtgccGGGAGAAGAAGTAGGGCGGAGAAAGGGAGAAGTCGGACTTGGAAACCACACGCTGGTCGGTTTTGCGCCTTCTCTTTACATATGTGAATGCGTGTCGTTTCGCACACATGCCATTATTACTACACGCGATACCAACGCCGCGTTCTACGTATACTTCAGCTACGGTTGCACACCGCGCCGTTCGTTCGAGTTGCACTGCTGAAACGCAACGCGACGTAACGTAAGGGCAATAGCCTCGCGTATCGCAGAAAGTAGACGCACACTTGAATTTTCATACCTTATGCGTCGAGGTGGAAACTCGCACCGTTCCAACGAACGCGTTATACCATTGCGCGTGTCTCTGTAGATACGGTGGGAGTATCTCTTTCGAATGCGTCGATTATAGATTCGGAACTGTAGCATGCGCCGAATTGTAATTCGTACTTTGCGCCGCAGAAACTTTGTTGCTTAATTGAATTCCGAGATATTCCTTTTGTTTCCGTTTGCGTTTATTCAGGAGTTCATCCACTCGGTGATTAACGAGGCGAAGTCTTGAATCAGACCGAGTGTGTATTATCTGAAGTTGATGACGAGAGTTCAAGAATAAAACTTGTAGATTTTCAGTTCGATCGAATCCGAACTCGgaggaaaaataggaaattgCAGACGCTGATTAATCAACGTGTGTACAAGTATGAATTTTTACTTACTACACCTCTCTTGGAACAGGGGTACACTCGGTGTACGACGTATCGCTCCGCTTGACGTCCATTGAATGCAAATCAgcctcgaatatcgaatatacatatatgcggaAGTTCGTGTGCGAATCGGTAGAAGTAGAGCACAGTCTCCTGAACTTGTTTTACCGCGGTTGTTGTATAACGTTCGTCATCGACGAAAAGATCGTTTACAGCGATTACCGGTGGTCGGCGATTAACGATACATCGGGATAAGGCCAATGGACAGCGGCGTCGATTATTCCCTGTCCAAAATTTGACCTGACGTAATCGGCTGCAGCTGATGCGATTCTATAGATTGTTCTCTCGTTGAAGGTCAGGGACTAAAATTCGCTCTTGAATTCCATTGGCAAGGCTCTCGAACGTTCACGCTATCATTAGATGCCCTCTAAAATACGCAGCGAATAAATTTAACCGGTAAAACacgagcgaacaaaaaaaggaaaaaaataaaaaaagaaaattgaaatggcGAAATAACAGGTAACACTTATACTCTGGATTATAGTCTCTGGTTTGAATTCGCAACTCCGAGTGTATTTCGAATTGCGCGAGTGACAGTCCCGAAACCGCGAAGAGCTTATTACAATTTACAACCAATTAAAACTTTCGAATAGTGTGCCGTAAAATATACTCCTGCGGTTAACTGAACTGTCTTTGTAATGTCCGAAGAATGTCCGTAATAAGCGCGAATTCACATAATCCTATTGAATGGAGAATGTTATTGCCGTTGCGATACAAACTTATTcacattattcatttatttcttaccaataaacggaatataattttgaaaacggtCAAAAGAAACTCTATTTGCACGAGGACGATGCATCTTTTATATTTACACCAGAATATGTGCAGAGGCGCATCGGGGGAACACAAAAATTCGCTCAGCGATTGTTGAAGTGCGTATCACAAACTTTTAGTAAAGGAGAAAACAACTCTACTTACGCATTTTTTCCATAGTATTATCCAGCACCTCACCGCTGCACGGGGAATACCAAATTGATGTGAAAAGCTCTGCCTACTATTTAATCGATGTGGGTAGTCGCTAATTCTTGCGTTTTTGTGccatctttttctccttttttttcccttttctgtACACCAGTTTTCCCTCGCGTTTAGACGGACGATGTGTGTAATTTATGCTCGCGGAGATGTTACGTGTTCAGGGCCATATTCTCGATGGGGTGATTAGCGCAGAGTGATGATTTTTGCCTTGGTCGAACGATCGTCGCCTTCGTACGTATCGTTTACGCGGcgtgtttcttctttttttttttttttttctcaggcgTACGAAGCGTACATTTTACGATCTTCCTTGATCATGTCCGAAGCTTTTTCAGCGATCATGATCGTCGGAGCGTTGGTATTACCCGTCGTGATTGCAGGCATCACCGAAGCGTCCACGACCCGAAGTCCCTGCACTCCATGGACTCTGAGGCGCGAGTCCACAACGGCCCATTTATCTTTCGGTGGGCCCATTCGGCACGTCGAAACGTAATGATGCGCCGACATAGTGTTGTATCTCACCAGACACTCCCAGTATTCGTCAGAGAATGCGGCAAACTTGGCGCATCCGCGAATCGGTTTTGGATTGAAACGTGCGTTGAGCTGTTTGAAAACAGGAGCCCGGCTAATTTTCATAGCTAATTTGATACCCCGTATctgaaattgaagaatattAGATCGATTCCGTTGACTGCtctcgaaaaaaacgaacgacttACCGAAGTTTTCATGTCTTCTGGATCGtcgaaataattgaagacCACTTTTGGATCCTGATCGGGATTCTTGTCTATCAATTCCACGTAGCCTCTGCTTCTCGGCCGTGAATCAACCGTGTTCATTTGGAAGAAACgtttattccgattttttttagaaacaCTAATCCGAGAGTCACgtttcgaattgaaatttgtaGCATCGGCAGAAGGGTTATTGTACGTATCCCCTACTGTTGTGCTGAAAAACACCTGAATATCCGGGTAATCTTGAGAACGATCGGCGTGTCTGTAAATTTATAATCGAAGAGAGAGGGACTCGTTAAAATTCGTATCTGCGGCACATattatcgaaagaaaagagaatacaTTTACCTAGAGATAAGGTATCCAACAGCCTCTTCTTGCGTGCGGTACAATAGACCCTCTTTGTTTTCCATGAAATTTCTCAGAGAGGATGAAGTTATAGTTCTGGGAGTGTCGAGATCGGTTCTGTTTGACGGAACGTCGATCGAGAAAATAAGCCCGCCGACGTACGCGTGATTCGTCAGATTTCGTCCAACGCCAGGACTGTCGTGAACGACCTCGATTCCCATATCTTCGAGGTGTTGTTTCGGTCCTATTCCCGACAGCATTAGAATTTTTGGCGACAGTATCCCTCCCGCCGACAGAATTATCTCCCGTTTGGCATGGACGGTATAGTCTTTGCCTTCTCGGCTGAACCGAACGCCGTAAGCTATCTTCGTCGTCTTATTCACCAGAATTTTTCTGACCAGAGAATTTGTGCTCACGACAAGATTCCGCCTATGGGAGGCCGGACGTAGGAAGGCTTTGGCCGCGCTGCATCGCAGCCCATCTCTGAGCGTGTACTGTATTTTTTCGCACCCCGTTTGCGTGTTCGAGTTCGTATCCAAGACTTTGTAGCCCAATGAAACAACAGCGTCCAAGAATAAATTCGTCAATCCATTTCCGGATCGGATTCTTTCTATCGTTAATAAACCATCGGTTCCGTGATACGGTGAATTTCGATAACTTGGAATCCTCATGTCTtcggattttttgaaatacgGTAGGATATCCTCGTAGCCCCATCCGGGATTTCCCATATCTCTCCAGGTGTCGAAATCCTTCCTATTACCTCGTACTTGAATCATGTCGTTGTGTACGCTGCTGCCACCCAGCACTTTACCCCCGCTGACGGGGCATCGCTTGTCCTTCATAGCCAAACAATAACTCGTCGAGGGTTCGGCCTTAAATAGCcagttatatttttcaatggcCGCGATCGCTGGCTGCAAGGCAACTATATCTGAAAAAAGTGGTTCGTCGTCTCCAGCTTCGAGGAGTAGCACCTTGTCGTCTCCGTTCTCCGTCAATCTGTTGGCCAAGACAGATCCCGCAGACCCGGCGCCTATCACTACGTAATCGTAACTTTCCAATATATTTTCCGCCGGGACACTTTTCACTTTGTTCTTTCGATCGACTATGTCTGGTCTGAACATCCGTATTAATATCTCCACGAATACGATGTAGCCGAACCCCGATCCGCAGGTCAGAGCTACGTCGAAGGCTGCGTAAACGCAAGCGGTGTTCATTTTCGAAGCCGATCTTGCGTTGTAAGTTATTTTCTAGAATGGAATCGAACGAGGGGTTCGCGATCGATGGGGCGAACAGTTCCAATCGTTGTTGGAACGCCCCTTAGCAGGTAACTGAATGCTCCTTCGTCGCGTCTCTGCTATATATCGGTTACTAGCTCtcgtcaattattattcaaatactGGAGAGGTGGTTTTTGATATCGAACGAACCCCGTTTGCCTCAATTGTTTGATTGAGAGTCTAAAAACACACTGACCTCAAAACGAGACTCCTTCGCCCTAAAAACTAATTACGGCTCAGCTATCCAGTAGACCAACTGCGAGATCTGATCGAGCTTATtcttcgtatatgtatacgccgcATAATCGTTTTGCCTAAAATACTGACGTAAGAATCGAGTTTTCACaatttatatgtacacggCAAATATATCTAACCTCATTCTTAtcctcgacaatttttcgtgGATTAATTTGCTTTTTCACGCATCATATGTTTGCACTGACAACATCGTGCATAAATGTCGTTGGGTCCTAAAACTCGATCGAAGATCGACTTGAATTTGCGAGTACGTTATGACGAATGGATTTCACcggtaaaaaatataagataCAACGTGATGAATTGAGTGCGGAAGCTCGGGGTAATGCAAGTGAGCGAGGGGGAAAAAGCTCATTTGCTTTTGTGCAAACGAGCTATAGCGGCGAGAATAAAACTTTGTTTCGGCTAATTTACGCAGCCATAAATTTACCTCCGGAGAAAGAGTAGCCGCTgccgcttctgctgctgctgttgctgctgctgctacgtCGCTTCGTGTCTCTGTGGAAAAGAAGTAGAAGTGAGAAACGAATAATGAGGAACTTGGGGAGAATAACAAAATGCAATTTCTATAACGAGAAACTCTCTTCGCACCTCAAAACAGTAACAACAATATTCCAATTTGAATAAcgaaacaatgaaattttcgtgaCGTCAGAGAACGAATCGTAAAAACGATTCCGAGCGATTATCGtttattttgttccttttatctttctttcctGGACACAACTCACAAAGATTCGTGTGAAGCGACTTCCGAAGAATTGTTCGCTCTCCTCTAGTTTAGGAcaaggcttaaaaaaaaaaaaagcaaatcgatcgatcaatatAATTTCAAGCATGCTAAGCGTATAAATCCAAAGAGGTCTAGCAAAGGCAAATGCCGGATTAGAATACGATCGTTGATTCGGACAGCGTTGCTCGCAACATGGATcaacgaatcaaaaaaaagagaagggtgCAAAGTACTCCGAGATAGTATCGTTTCTTTCAGACAATTTCACCGCGTTTAATCTTGGACTGAaaccgtttcgtttcgttgctCCGTATCAATTGGAGAACATTATTTATGGTTTCTTCTGCAGACCCGAAGCTGTTCTGGTCCGCCGTAGCTACTCTTTCTCGAGCTCATATACGTTTCCACCTCCTCTGGGAGTGTCGAATAAAACGTGACGACTTTTCTGTTCGGGGAATTAAAATCCCAGGGTTTAATCAGCGGAGGCATCGAACAACGAACATGTTACCAGCCGATCGTGTAAAACAATAGTACTAAACGCATAGCAGCCGAACGTTTGACgtattattcattataatcACCTCcttcgttttaaaaattccttgcttatttttttttttattttttttttttattgagcAGATCGCATCCCTTTTTTTCTGACCCATCGTCTGCCAGCTGCAGCAAAAGTAATTTCGTTGAATTATACTTTGCGTTGTGAAATGTGGTACGGCGCGGTCGTCTGCTCGGTCTCACATGGTCGATCCGGGACAAGAGACCGACTGTATACGATATCGTGTCCCCGCATCCTTCTCATCTTATCTGCAATTGACTTCACTTTCATTCAAGTTATAAATAATCATTAAACTATCACTTTTGCGGTTTACTACCTTATCTACCACGGGCAACGATCTGTTCGAACCACTGGACCCGACGCCGCAGTTCAAGTGCTGAAATTACTACGGTAAAATATTGAGGGAAtcgggcggaaaaaaaaattattctcgaaGAATTCCTCGGAGATGATACATGCAACTTTCATAAGTCGATTCGATTCAGCATCCCGAGAGATGATCGGCATCGAGCGTACAGTGATCGTTGTAAGTAGAGAAGGATGGCGGTAGGTAGTTCGCAGCGTGAAACAGATATTCTTACTTCGTAAGATCGATGACAGTCCAACGTCTGAAATTGCATCGAGCCGTCGAACGGAAACGAGAAGAAGTTCGCTCGTTTCACATCAACAGGTTCATACCGGTGCACGGATGCTGCAGCCGGTACGCAACTTGAACGGAATAAATGGCGATTGATTCATTCTTTTCGTTCTCATTATTTCAACGCTTCGAAAGTTTCTCTCCTCGGTGTTGATAATCTCGTGATTCAGTCACCGGTGAACTCATCATCCTCGTAAACATAACATCCTGTACCAGGGCTGCTGCATTTTGCAGACTTTTATAGTCAGCGATACAGACATCGTAATgtgctaacaataagttcgGAGCCATCGTACTCCGCGTACGGGTATGTTTTGTAGTTCTCGGAGGGCGCTCCCCCCGTTCCGCTGTAAACGATCGATATCTTATCAAAATTGTAATAAACCTATTATCGAACGAGCCTTGCCTTGATTAGCTGGGTAAACGGCCGCTGCGGTTACGTCGGgtataaaattgttgaaaaatgtaaGATGGATAAATTCAGTCGGCGGTGTATTTCGTAGCGAGTTCCCTCTTCGCGCATCCGATATCGGTCTTCGCGGTTGCGGAAAAAAGTTTACAATAAAAGAAAgtagttgaaagaaaaaaaaaaaaataaaaaaaaataaaataaaaataataaaaacggaGGAAGAGTAAAACGATGCGATGCAAGAGCGGCTAGAACTGCGTGGGCGTGAAGAAGGCAATCGCTTTGCTCGGTTGGTAGGGCGTGAAATGTAAAGAATTGCAAAACCTCTCTCTTTACCGAGGTGAGAAGCTAGGAGGAGAGGTGTGCGGAATAacagaggggggggggaaaaaataacagaaaaaggagaaataaagAGCAAGGTAGAAAGATAGAAAGGTACCGAGCCAGACGTATGCACGGACGgaggaataacaaaaattcttTACGCCAAACTTCACACAGCATCATCATCCCTTTCTTCGGCACTACCGTGTACCGTACCCGCACAAGTGAGAATCGTGTTCTCTACATTTGTAACACCGTGCGCATCGGCGGTATCCGACATCGGGGAAGTCTTATCAACTGCACCACTCGCGCGCGCCTCTTTGATGGGTTTTTCTTGCTCTCCATTTTTTACCCCTTTCAGTTTCCTACATCTTCGCTCTGCATTTCGTTGATGTACCGTGCAGTTGCAGAGCAACGTGAGATCCGAAGCTCGCGTTGTATCCACTGTATTCAAAAGCTTTTCTTTATTCGCAGTAAGTTTATCCCAGCTACTCACAATGCCAGGTATTGTGTCCCGTGTCCTAATAGCCGCGATGTTGTACGATATGTACCGGTATTCGTGCATCTGGCTTTTCTCGTATCGACGTTTTCACGTACGTCGTACTTTATCTCTTCCAtaaacattattttttgttcaactcgAATATGCgatctcctctttctctctccacgCTCAACAGAACCACCGAATACGttcgatattaaaaataatctccGTACACATTTACAATcggcgtttctttttttttttttttttttgttttctgttttttttataattcgaTTTGTCAACGTatttacgtattatacgtgtgtaacacGTTACGCCGTTTACCATTGGATCGCACGATCTGCCCTGGTTTGTTACTTATCGGTTATCGTTTATCGCTCGgaacgccgccgccgccgccgctgctgctgcagcctTACTCAccatttcagttttatttatagCTCGCTCTCAATAACGCAGCCTTTTAATGCCAAGATTATGCACTCGTACTTCGACATTTTACGTACCGATAGGTTCGCAAAGTTCTGCCGAAAACGAGAAGCGAATACGAATACGCTCGATTATCTGCGTTAccaaaaaaatgtaagaaacCGACCAGCGACCGTGCAGCTGCTGGCCCTTCAAATTTTACGCCgataaggtatatatacacgtggaaTACGCAGACTGAAATTATCATCACTTTGGTATGCAGATTAAGTTTCTTGTTATTGCTGCAAACTCTACTAGGTCCGAGAAAAACTACTGTTATTCGGTCTAGCCAGCCAGCTGCTTCATCCTACTCAACTCTTCAACTTTAGCTCGCGTTCGAAGAGCGGACCGAAGAGCAATAAATCTTGTAATAACGTTCGTCCCCTTTCTTTTCCGCCGTCTTATCATCTCCCCATGATTCTTTTATGGCAAAACTTGACAATACTGAAATCTTCGGAGATAACGATTCAGATCATCGCCGCAATACGTACGGTCGTAAAAATAAGTGAAGGTTTTTTAAACGCGTCGAGTCGATGTTAAATGATCGTCAGCGACAAAaattagagataaaaaaaatgaagagtgtCGTTTAATTTGTCggaacttattgttagaattAGAGAATTCCGACCGTTCTATGAAGGAGAATAGTCGGCGTTGAGTGTACGTGATCGTGAAGTAAGAAACAGCTAATAGTGTCAATAGTAAAGAAGACGATAAGTTCAGTATCATCGACTTCTCCCACCCGCATGATTTATAACGCAGCCTTTTCGATATTTACCCAGCTAGACCAACAAGTACGCATGACGTGTAATTTATCCATCAGCGACTTCGAGGTCGCGCCGTACGAAGAAAGATGGGTGAATGAATTTCGATTCCACAAATATCGAGAAAGGGAAGAACTGACGTACAATATGTAAAACATTCATCCTGCACTCCACGACGTTCAGAAACTCatcatattttcgtttttatgtTACAGGTAAGCCATGGATTCGACCCCGCCGCCCTATTTCTGTAATTCGTAAGTCCTGTCAACTAccatatatttaaaaatgacCTCATTCAGCATTTCTCGAAACGAAGTTTGGAGTCCTcgatcggttttttcttcttcttcgtttcgcgtaattctttcttttttttctctcgttacgTTTATTATTGCGCGCGTTCCGCTGCGTTCACATTTGGTTATTTTCACATTCGGCATCCGTTTCGGTATGGGCACACCGCGTGCACACACCTACCTTTACCATTCGCCAAAGTAAAATCACCGTAGCTTGGCTCACGAGTGCGCGCGTgtccatttttgtttttttttattctacccGCCCCGTCGAAACACAAGTCCATGTCACTCAAGTTCGCGCCATTTCAAACGGTAGATTTTTCGCGGTTACGCGTGTGGTCCGTAAAAAAACATAAACGGAACgcacgaaaaatcaaaagaacgaaaccgcgaaaaaattctcaaaggtTTTCGCACGTCCGACGAAGTACAAAGGAGCTAAAAATTGAGGGggaaaatggaacgaaaaaactttgccccaaaaaattttcatccccatcGGCAACGATTCGTCTCATtcgtcgctcttttttttgccacgtCTGACCTCATCGCGCGAAATAATTTCTACCTCTTTCGTACCAGAGCTATGTATATCTATTTACTTTGGATATTAATATGCGTAGACGTTATCGCACGCAcacaaaattttatcgttatttgaACGGTGTGTGTTGTACGTTCCCGATATATCTCGAGAATAATACGTACAGCTGTAAAAGAGCGGTGAGTTACCTATGACActttgagaaatattttcagagcGACTAAGCAAGGGTTATGGAATTATAATCGTTCAATCCACCCCGTGTTTCCGCCCCCCTTTCGACCGTTTCAGACGAACCAGTGATCGATGAattgtatagtatatgtaACGCGAAGACTACGCTTACGCAAAATcatggagaaaattttatttcgtttcatttctgcAGTTCCACCATTCCGCCGATTACTTTCtgctccgttttttttttcttcttctcattttcatctccgttAGAATGTAGATAGTAATATGCGTGTGTATTTAATGCCTTTCAAATTCTCTTCTcaatcgtataaatatacgccgGCAGTTTATCTGACTTTGTCATGGgttatcaaatttattattgCAAACTTAGCAATGGCATGTCGGAGATGGATAATGAAGTAATAGACGGTAatgcaaatatataataaagttCAATTATAAAGTGTAATTTTCTCAAATAGAATAACTCACatgtattataaattaaaCCGTACTATTGcttcttc from Athalia rosae chromosome 1, iyAthRosa1.1, whole genome shotgun sequence carries:
- the LOC105688681 gene encoding glucose dehydrogenase [FAD, quinone]-like → MNTACVYAAFDVALTCGSGFGYIVFVEILIRMFRPDIVDRKNKVKSVPAENILESYDYVVIGAGSAGSVLANRLTENGDDKVLLLEAGDDEPLFSDIVALQPAIAAIEKYNWLFKAEPSTSYCLAMKDKRCPVSGGKVLGGSSVHNDMIQVRGNRKDFDTWRDMGNPGWGYEDILPYFKKSEDMRIPSYRNSPYHGTDGLLTIERIRSGNGLTNLFLDAVVSLGYKVLDTNSNTQTGCEKIQYTLRDGLRCSAAKAFLRPASHRRNLVVSTNSLVRKILVNKTTKIAYGVRFSREGKDYTVHAKREIILSAGGILSPKILMLSGIGPKQHLEDMGIEVVHDSPGVGRNLTNHAYVGGLIFSIDVPSNRTDLDTPRTITSSSLRNFMENKEGLLYRTQEEAVGYLISRHADRSQDYPDIQVFFSTTVGDTYNNPSADATNFNSKRDSRISVSKKNRNKRFFQMNTVDSRPRSRGYVELIDKNPDQDPKVVFNYFDDPEDMKTSIRGIKLAMKISRAPVFKQLNARFNPKPIRGCAKFAAFSDEYWECLVRYNTMSAHHYVSTCRMGPPKDKWAVVDSRLRVHGVQGLRVVDASVMPAITTGNTNAPTIMIAEKASDMIKEDRKMYASYA